In the Candidatus Cloacimonas acidaminovorans str. Evry genome, one interval contains:
- a CDS encoding transposase, protein MECLNEELKRREKCFRIFPDEKSYLRLFGAILHRFSEDWISRKRLSS, encoded by the coding sequence ATGGAGTGCTTAAATGAAGAACTCAAGCGAAGAGAGAAATGTTTCAGGATATTCCCGGATGAAAAGAGTTACCTGCGGCTGTTTGGTGCTATCCTGCATCGCTTTTCAGAGGACTGGATAAGCAGGAAGCGACTATCTTCATAA
- the cas6 gene encoding CRISPR system precrRNA processing endoribonuclease RAMP protein Cas6 — protein sequence MKYLEIKAFYLTDQPIGMITDLSSAIRGLWGRGLRKIYCYQKQLECSECPLENCTYYVLFEKQLSSSDQYHPYIIQSRVISPYLIEAKFKFFGWVCDHLEKLLYSIINTNNMLLKREGNSYRLTLQKIEDLNSNQIYSADSEMITRPTLKMLYFRPEEVPLLEITFTTPLRQKHQGKLMSEFMWEPFAKSLINRIRFINEHFNRNELNIPEQINLDGVEIKEANTYWSEKIRVSFRQESKMSIGGLLGSVVLANVSPEMIGMLKLGRYLHTGKQCTFGNGEFALRNLSENQSVTENKSTPSQNKEIYLSDKSPP from the coding sequence ATGAAATATTTAGAGATAAAGGCTTTTTATCTTACTGATCAACCTATCGGAATGATAACTGATTTGTCTTCCGCAATTAGAGGTTTGTGGGGGCGAGGTTTACGCAAAATATACTGTTATCAGAAGCAATTGGAATGTAGTGAATGCCCTTTGGAAAATTGCACTTATTATGTCCTATTCGAGAAACAGCTTTCCTCTTCCGATCAATACCATCCTTATATTATTCAATCCAGGGTTATTAGTCCCTATCTAATTGAAGCCAAGTTTAAATTTTTCGGTTGGGTCTGTGATCATCTGGAAAAACTTCTTTATTCCATTATTAATACCAACAATATGCTTCTAAAGAGGGAAGGTAATTCATACAGATTAACCCTGCAGAAAATTGAAGATCTGAATTCCAACCAAATTTATAGTGCAGATAGTGAAATGATTACACGTCCTACGCTAAAAATGCTTTATTTCCGACCTGAGGAAGTTCCCTTATTGGAGATTACCTTCACAACTCCTTTACGCCAAAAACATCAAGGCAAGCTGATGAGTGAATTTATGTGGGAACCCTTTGCCAAGAGTTTAATCAATAGAATTCGCTTTATCAATGAACACTTTAATAGAAACGAACTGAATATTCCGGAACAGATAAATTTGGACGGAGTGGAAATAAAAGAAGCCAATACCTATTGGAGCGAAAAAATCAGGGTTTCCTTCCGGCAAGAAAGTAAAATGAGCATTGGTGGTTTGCTTGGTAGTGTTGTTTTAGCCAATGTTTCTCCCGAAATGATAGGTATGTTGAAATTAGGCAGATACTTACATACCGGTAAACAATGCACTTTTGGCAATGGCGAATTTGCCTTGCGCAACTTATCAGAAAATCAATCTGTTACGGAAAATAAATCCACACCAAGCCAAAATAAGGAAATATATTTGTCAGATAAATCTCCACCCTAA
- the cas10 gene encoding type III-A CRISPR-associated protein Cas10/Csm1 yields the protein MSLSIHHIVLAALMHDVGKVMQRAGCSDVPKYKEKCRKDSNNYLTYKHAMWTADFLDSHPLTLPEGNWESIVELASSHHCKDSWEMHNYDHYLDMIMQADQISSSWDREEPEESSTDKQRYLKVPLYSVFSKVSTGENKTATNSTQWTYPLQKLTPDNAFPKESNDLIDQRAAYKALFDSFEKDYSTLCEYYNDLAKKNIATFETEHFPQFIDAVDSLLKTYFWCVPANTMESTPIGSLYHHLHNSAAISAALYAQDECKEHSEPPFIIIAADLNGIQNYLYDLNPENSSKASKLLRSRSFQIQMIMEMLADKVINELDLSHLSIISSQGGRWFILANNSKENEQKLEEVKRTVNAEMFTRFLGLVSINLSWETKLGLADLGKEHFINTMNRVYEFLEKEKMNRFSAYLQKDNQWQTENFVINHDNLYSDQICDFCKRRNCDDKSNEKYREIESPEEENPRVCHHCLQEINLGRNLAENKNKLFKIWQGEEDKNTYIHFAGMNFSQVKADEPEALKGKEHYFCLSEENKNLQIPKRYLATQVPIKNGKVSTFDEIAKHNEGLQDNAVMKGDVDNLGYIISRGWQKDDSGNPICSITEYSTLSFMLDYFFSAYLPALIKKQYQDSIYTIYSGGDDFCLIGAYEKVIAFASELNEKFNEFCAKNPDIHFSAAITLAHSKEPIKFSINSTELRLKDAKQEPHKNSLHLYETIVQWDKLTDLLDFADKLNNWLDQEELTLQFLYRLLTYHQMYLETLNKENVNYRNFLYESLLNYDIKRNIEKMKDNKLTNPEIVNKLRSLTGLEEGNTMKYLRIPLCHTIYKNRNKTRTIKTKENKNV from the coding sequence ATGAGTTTATCTATTCATCATATCGTCCTCGCTGCTCTGATGCATGATGTAGGAAAAGTGATGCAAAGAGCTGGCTGTTCTGATGTTCCCAAATATAAAGAGAAATGTCGGAAGGATTCTAATAATTACCTTACTTATAAACATGCGATGTGGACTGCGGATTTTCTGGATAGTCATCCGCTTACTTTACCGGAAGGAAATTGGGAATCAATTGTAGAATTAGCCAGCTCTCATCACTGCAAGGACAGTTGGGAAATGCATAATTATGACCATTATTTGGATATGATTATGCAGGCAGATCAAATTTCTTCCAGTTGGGATAGAGAAGAGCCAGAAGAATCATCTACCGACAAGCAACGCTATCTGAAAGTGCCACTCTATTCTGTTTTCAGTAAGGTAAGCACCGGGGAAAATAAAACTGCAACTAACTCTACTCAATGGACATATCCCTTACAGAAGTTGACTCCGGATAATGCTTTTCCTAAGGAAAGTAATGATTTAATTGACCAAAGAGCTGCTTACAAAGCTCTCTTTGATAGCTTTGAAAAGGATTATTCAACTCTATGTGAATATTATAATGATTTGGCAAAGAAAAATATAGCCACTTTTGAAACGGAGCATTTTCCTCAATTTATTGATGCCGTAGATAGCTTGCTGAAAACCTATTTCTGGTGTGTTCCGGCAAATACTATGGAATCTACACCCATTGGTTCGTTATATCATCATCTGCATAATAGTGCTGCCATTTCCGCTGCTTTATATGCTCAAGATGAATGTAAAGAACATAGTGAACCTCCCTTTATAATTATTGCCGCTGACTTGAATGGTATTCAGAATTACCTTTACGACCTCAATCCGGAAAATTCTTCCAAAGCCAGTAAGCTCTTGCGTTCGCGTTCTTTTCAGATTCAGATGATTATGGAAATGTTGGCGGATAAAGTTATCAATGAACTTGATTTAAGCCACTTAAGCATTATTTCCAGCCAGGGTGGAAGGTGGTTTATTCTTGCCAATAACTCTAAAGAAAATGAGCAAAAATTGGAAGAAGTGAAGAGGACTGTAAACGCAGAAATGTTTACCAGGTTTCTGGGTTTGGTTAGTATTAATCTTAGCTGGGAAACAAAGCTGGGCTTGGCTGACCTGGGGAAAGAACATTTTATTAACACAATGAATCGGGTATATGAGTTCTTGGAAAAAGAAAAAATGAACAGGTTTTCTGCTTATCTGCAAAAGGATAATCAGTGGCAAACCGAAAACTTCGTTATCAATCACGATAATCTTTATTCCGACCAGATATGCGATTTTTGTAAACGGCGAAATTGCGATGATAAATCAAACGAAAAATATAGAGAAATTGAAAGCCCGGAAGAAGAAAACCCCCGCGTTTGCCATCATTGCTTACAGGAAATTAACTTAGGGAGAAATCTGGCTGAGAATAAAAACAAATTATTTAAGATTTGGCAGGGTGAAGAGGATAAAAATACTTATATCCACTTTGCCGGAATGAACTTTTCTCAGGTAAAAGCAGATGAACCGGAGGCGCTTAAAGGAAAAGAGCATTATTTTTGCCTCAGTGAAGAAAACAAAAACCTCCAAATTCCCAAACGCTATCTTGCTACCCAAGTTCCCATAAAAAATGGCAAGGTTTCTACTTTTGATGAAATTGCTAAACACAATGAAGGTTTGCAAGACAATGCTGTAATGAAAGGAGATGTAGATAATCTGGGTTATATTATAAGCCGCGGTTGGCAAAAAGATGATTCTGGAAATCCAATTTGCTCCATCACCGAATATTCAACCCTGTCCTTTATGCTGGATTATTTCTTCAGTGCCTATCTACCGGCTCTGATAAAAAAGCAATATCAGGATTCCATTTATACCATTTATTCGGGTGGAGATGATTTCTGCTTAATTGGAGCTTATGAAAAAGTAATAGCTTTCGCTTCAGAACTAAATGAAAAGTTCAATGAGTTCTGCGCTAAAAATCCGGATATTCATTTCTCTGCGGCAATTACTTTGGCTCATTCCAAAGAGCCAATAAAGTTCTCAATTAATTCTACAGAATTAAGATTGAAAGACGCAAAGCAGGAACCGCATAAGAATTCTTTGCACCTCTATGAAACCATTGTCCAGTGGGATAAATTAACCGATTTATTGGACTTTGCTGATAAATTAAATAATTGGTTAGATCAAGAAGAGCTAACTCTTCAATTCCTATATCGCTTGCTAACCTACCATCAAATGTATCTGGAAACCCTGAATAAAGAAAATGTAAACTATCGCAACTTTTTGTATGAGTCCCTTCTCAACTACGATATCAAAAGGAATATAGAAAAAATGAAGGACAATAAACTTACAAATCCTGAAATTGTAAATAAACTTAGAAGTTTAACCGGTTTGGAAGAGGGAAACACAATGAAGTATTTAAGAATCCCTCTCTGCCATACAATTTACAAAAACCGCAACAAAACAAGAACGATAAAAACAAAGGAGAATAAAAATGTATAA
- the csm2 gene encoding type III-A CRISPR-associated protein Csm2: MYNYQQNRNTPPDSVKKQYGPFFKEDGSLILDWVGEKANITSKDFSDKKMSSTGLRNFYNEFLRIKQLPTEHKQEKLILIKLLVAKANYKEINSKDRRSKIPHEFTIFITKLVKEIGEDIKKFENACLIMEAIVGFFPNDKGE; the protein is encoded by the coding sequence ATGTATAATTACCAACAAAATCGTAATACCCCACCCGATAGTGTAAAGAAACAATATGGACCCTTTTTTAAAGAGGACGGTTCTTTAATTCTGGACTGGGTTGGCGAAAAAGCAAATATCACTTCAAAAGATTTTAGTGATAAAAAGATGTCATCTACAGGATTGAGAAACTTTTATAATGAATTCCTGCGGATTAAGCAACTTCCAACAGAGCATAAGCAAGAGAAATTAATTTTGATAAAACTTCTTGTTGCTAAAGCCAATTATAAAGAAATAAATTCAAAAGATAGAAGAAGCAAGATACCACATGAATTCACAATTTTTATTACTAAATTAGTTAAAGAAATAGGCGAAGATATCAAAAAATTTGAAAATGCCTGCTTAATTATGGAAGCCATAGTTGGTTTCTTTCCAAATGATAAAGGAGAATAA
- the csm3 gene encoding type III-A CRISPR-associated RAMP protein Csm3, whose protein sequence is MFTTNIITGKILLRSGLHIGGNKDTMQIGGIDNPVIKNPLTNMPYIPGSSLKGKMRFLLEHYNNFVQGDGKIPGLKVNERENKIAIIFGHLEHTENSTDTKPTRIIFSDCNIIGARDETGNLITDLEYLKEKMLSCFVETKTEVTIDRITGTAKKGGLRSLERVPAGVVFDLHIVLKNYEDSDKDNLEIIKKGLKLLENDALGGSGSRGSGRIEFLDLQVDGASIDLKSIQL, encoded by the coding sequence ATGTTCACAACTAACATAATTACTGGAAAAATATTGCTTAGAAGCGGTTTACACATTGGTGGCAATAAGGATACTATGCAAATTGGTGGTATTGATAATCCCGTAATAAAGAATCCCTTAACCAATATGCCCTATATTCCGGGTTCTTCATTAAAAGGGAAGATGAGATTTTTACTGGAACATTATAATAACTTTGTTCAAGGCGATGGTAAGATACCAGGATTAAAAGTTAACGAGAGAGAAAATAAAATAGCCATAATTTTTGGGCATCTTGAGCATACTGAAAATAGTACTGATACCAAACCTACCCGGATTATTTTTTCCGATTGTAATATAATTGGGGCAAGAGATGAAACTGGTAATTTAATTACAGATCTTGAATATCTGAAAGAAAAAATGCTTTCCTGTTTTGTAGAAACAAAAACCGAAGTAACTATTGACAGAATTACAGGAACAGCGAAAAAAGGTGGTCTAAGATCTTTAGAAAGAGTGCCTGCAGGTGTGGTTTTTGATTTGCATATTGTGCTGAAAAATTACGAAGACAGTGATAAAGATAATCTGGAAATAATCAAAAAGGGCTTAAAGCTTTTGGAAAATGATGCTTTGGGCGGTTCAGGTTCCAGAGGAAGTGGTAGAATAGAATTTCTTGATCTTCAAGTTGATGGAGCTTCTATAGATTTAAAATCAATTCAGCTGTAG
- the csm4 gene encoding type III-A CRISPR-associated RAMP protein Csm4, whose product MTTWKISWKPLSSLSTPLQSDTIFGHLCWAVNYLWEDKNKLTDFLNALKEAPCLILSSAFPAGSLPKPVIPVKDELLDEIRQTLKGELNEITDLEISQVLKDLKKDKWIRRKDLQEKNFVYDVKNDLKSLSLVKGKEILKNRGNPKFNPKSEEEIIEFHNMIDRITGTTTGSGELFASSTVFYNDISFESWLDTDYFGESEIKEIFQFIEQNGFGKDKNTGKGKFEILVEEFHWQDCPQNNAYLNLSNMVPSSTDSTIASYNSKTKFGKVGGDFAIQKTPFKYPIYIIEPGAVFFAQGKDKKPVGSLLSNIHPTENIVQNLYSFSIPIKISEEQ is encoded by the coding sequence ATGACTACCTGGAAAATATCCTGGAAACCCTTATCTTCTCTTTCCACGCCTTTGCAGAGCGATACAATCTTTGGTCATCTTTGCTGGGCTGTAAATTACTTATGGGAAGATAAGAATAAACTTACGGACTTCTTAAATGCTCTTAAGGAAGCACCTTGTCTAATATTATCTTCAGCTTTTCCAGCAGGTTCTTTACCCAAACCGGTTATTCCCGTAAAGGATGAATTATTGGATGAAATAAGGCAAACTTTGAAAGGAGAGCTGAATGAAATTACGGATTTGGAAATTTCTCAAGTGCTTAAGGATTTGAAAAAAGATAAGTGGATAAGAAGAAAAGACCTACAAGAAAAGAATTTTGTCTATGATGTAAAAAATGATTTGAAATCTTTATCACTGGTGAAAGGTAAAGAAATACTGAAAAACAGAGGTAACCCCAAATTTAATCCTAAATCCGAAGAGGAAATAATAGAGTTTCACAATATGATAGATAGGATAACCGGCACCACTACCGGAAGCGGAGAACTATTTGCCAGCTCTACCGTATTTTATAATGACATCAGCTTTGAATCCTGGTTGGATACGGATTATTTTGGCGAATCTGAAATCAAGGAAATATTCCAGTTCATTGAACAGAATGGATTTGGCAAGGATAAGAACACCGGTAAAGGCAAATTTGAAATTCTGGTAGAAGAATTTCATTGGCAGGATTGTCCTCAGAATAATGCTTATCTTAATCTTTCCAATATGGTTCCCAGTTCAACAGATAGCACTATTGCATCCTATAATTCTAAAACTAAGTTTGGTAAAGTAGGAGGTGATTTTGCTATTCAGAAGACACCTTTCAAATATCCGATCTATATTATTGAACCAGGAGCTGTATTTTTTGCCCAAGGCAAGGATAAAAAACCGGTAGGTTCGTTACTAAGCAATATCCATCCCACCGAGAATATTGTTCAAAACCTGTATTCTTTTAGTATACCAATTAAGATAAGTGAGGAACAATGA
- the csm5 gene encoding type III-A CRISPR-associated RAMP protein Csm5, producing the protein MIREGNIKYNVIPLSYVHIGNGSTYDPFSFVIKNGYAYNINQIAYIEYLKKTASAEFNKVLESEDYKSILRYLYDCFDPDNHLYLSRYPVNPDIESIFLEHIKNPDNQNQIWAFTKNALGVPYIPGSSVKGAIRSAIIAALQSKIQLKNLKSDFEFELLAGENEKKATVSSDPFKYLKICDAPLSDNYLDIERIERIYIDKNKSSAPIYAETIKPSELPITKTTLTLSDNFLQHKGIQYLFPPQMKIIDKILAIFQTINRFYYNKIEELNKKITNPEIKDAYKLIILELKKLLSNNRSGNFILHIGKGAGTNLLQIQTPSSEFPKTISLVDKKPIGWLKFEFYK; encoded by the coding sequence ATGATTAGAGAAGGAAATATCAAATATAATGTGATTCCCTTAAGCTATGTTCATATTGGGAATGGCTCTACTTATGACCCCTTTAGTTTTGTTATCAAGAATGGTTATGCTTATAATATAAATCAAATCGCTTATATTGAATATCTCAAAAAAACAGCAAGTGCAGAATTTAATAAAGTGCTTGAATCTGAAGATTATAAATCTATACTGAGGTATTTATATGATTGTTTTGATCCCGATAACCATCTGTATTTAAGTCGCTATCCTGTAAATCCAGATATTGAATCTATTTTTTTAGAGCATATTAAAAATCCTGATAATCAGAATCAAATTTGGGCTTTTACCAAAAATGCATTAGGGGTTCCTTATATTCCAGGAAGTTCTGTAAAGGGAGCTATTCGTTCCGCTATTATTGCTGCTTTACAAAGTAAAATCCAATTAAAAAATTTGAAAAGCGATTTTGAATTTGAATTGTTAGCAGGTGAGAATGAAAAAAAGGCAACTGTTAGTTCTGACCCTTTCAAATATTTAAAAATTTGTGATGCTCCCTTATCTGATAATTATCTGGATATTGAACGCATTGAAAGAATCTATATTGACAAGAATAAATCTTCTGCTCCTATATACGCAGAAACAATTAAACCGTCAGAATTGCCAATAACTAAAACGACTTTAACTTTATCGGATAATTTCTTGCAACATAAAGGTATTCAGTATCTTTTTCCTCCTCAAATGAAGATTATTGATAAAATACTTGCTATATTCCAAACCATAAATAGGTTTTATTATAATAAAATTGAAGAACTTAATAAAAAAATAACTAATCCCGAAATAAAAGATGCATATAAACTAATTATTCTGGAATTAAAAAAACTTCTTTCTAATAATCGATCAGGTAATTTTATCCTTCATATCGGAAAGGGAGCTGGAACAAATTTATTACAAATCCAAACTCCCAGTAGTGAATTTCCAAAAACCATAAGTTTAGTGGATAAAAAACCTATTGGCTGGCTTAAATTTGAGTTTTATAAATAA
- a CDS encoding putative CRISPR-associated protein gives MNSIILSPVGTSIFTKGKFPPEINKFSNCKKLEEIPSDQREEISSYIQEVKELLLSSSMEDVKKRSAELNGIIRYYNDNLRNAAKDIHYLLPSDTYIGRSACEIVKSFLQNYVKDVRIMEIKDLQTYDCEGFQYALSDLVSQIMTIKEGLLSEQKLIFNLTGGFKSILCFLQSLGMFYADETVYVFEFSDSLLRIPALPVKLVPDDYLKEYITVFRRLHNGLSVTEEEYNKIPESLILKLYGEPTLSAYGKIVWDNFRKDLYSEKLLDSISPKVKYSESFWKSTKDLEKDRFYNLNMRIDEVSCFMEKENKPNPASLDLKKLEIPKGISTHEFDAWADKDAKRVFCHFEQDTMVLDILLEGLH, from the coding sequence ATGAATTCTATTATCCTTTCGCCGGTCGGAACCAGTATTTTTACTAAAGGGAAGTTTCCTCCCGAAATTAATAAATTCTCTAACTGCAAAAAGTTAGAAGAGATTCCTTCCGACCAGCGAGAGGAAATTTCTTCTTATATTCAAGAGGTAAAAGAATTGTTGCTGTCTTCCTCTATGGAAGATGTAAAAAAAAGGTCTGCCGAGCTGAATGGCATTATTCGTTATTATAATGATAATCTGCGTAATGCTGCAAAGGATATTCATTATTTGTTACCGAGTGATACTTATATTGGAAGAAGTGCCTGTGAGATAGTAAAAAGTTTTCTGCAAAATTATGTTAAAGATGTAAGGATTATGGAGATTAAGGATTTGCAGACCTACGATTGTGAAGGATTTCAATATGCATTAAGTGATTTGGTTAGCCAAATAATGACTATTAAAGAAGGGTTACTTTCTGAGCAAAAATTAATCTTTAACCTTACTGGCGGTTTCAAATCCATTCTTTGCTTTCTGCAATCGCTGGGGATGTTTTACGCTGATGAAACAGTTTATGTATTTGAATTTTCCGATTCTTTGTTGAGGATACCGGCTTTACCTGTAAAGTTAGTTCCTGATGATTATCTGAAAGAGTATATAACTGTTTTTCGCCGTTTGCACAATGGTTTGTCTGTTACTGAAGAGGAATATAATAAAATTCCGGAGAGTTTAATTCTCAAGCTTTATGGTGAACCAACTCTTTCTGCTTATGGAAAGATTGTTTGGGATAATTTCCGCAAAGACCTCTATTCCGAAAAGCTGTTAGATTCCATCAGCCCGAAAGTAAAATACAGTGAGAGCTTCTGGAAAAGTACCAAGGACTTGGAGAAAGACCGTTTTTATAATCTGAATATGCGTATTGATGAAGTCAGTTGCTTTATGGAAAAGGAAAATAAACCCAATCCCGCTTCTTTAGACCTGAAAAAATTAGAAATCCCTAAAGGAATTAGCACTCACGAATTTGACGCTTGGGCAGATAAAGATGCTAAAAGGGTCTTTTGTCATTTTGAGCAAGATACTATGGTTTTAGATATTCTTTTGGAGGGCTTACACTAA
- a CDS encoding CRISPR-associated ring nuclease, whose amino-acid sequence MSQLIVSMGKTSHLIAEVVGFLNYQQYPLYCNHKNFEALQAEIDENQLKPVTSITMICTEDSFTTSKQEVENWLTAQNLNIELQFHKLNQLTDILSQNDARMMRNLIYSIVYKVYKTGNTQDLYLCLSGGRKTMSSDIQQAAYLFGCKAMIHILAEGMVNFDLETTPENIAYQEINKITPVLYNKDIPAGKLAELMEDNEVKLPKAEITDNIYSYNDEDTSFLDLVEKLQAQQDNLTINYYNKLRYSEPASNFQILHLLNPDKINELKKKYINGIDNSKQDLRWLYNLPKTDLHCHLGGFADTKGLIKIATANAKYLGNSLKEKELEREITASIQKKNLNELRATWKAINMQENNLRCLDSSLYLLCFENNENLLEQVIWGDMLQEENFIAIGLNRYEEIGDFQGSTLLQTEEALREICKQLKDDAKKNNLLYKELRCSPCNYTNNLKATEVVEILYDELKDAECVFRLIIIGSRHKSPKILNEHINLCKELKGQNGKISDFICGFDLAGPEMGETISLREKILPLLEDCLRITIHSGETTSVKNMWNTVYNLNADRIGHGLYLQDDENLMEKLKDKRTAIELCPSSNFQIKGYRDYSINSTSKMCIYPLKQYLQKGIKVCICSDDPGISRTDISKEYLKAAKMTEGGLSKWEILTLIRNSFVSSFQNKEQKQELIKKAEQKIMQLV is encoded by the coding sequence ATGAGCCAATTAATCGTCTCAATGGGTAAAACGAGTCATTTGATTGCAGAAGTGGTGGGCTTTTTAAATTATCAACAATACCCTCTGTATTGTAACCATAAAAATTTTGAAGCATTGCAGGCAGAAATAGATGAGAATCAATTGAAACCGGTAACATCTATCACGATGATTTGTACTGAAGATAGTTTTACAACCAGCAAACAAGAGGTAGAAAATTGGTTAACAGCTCAAAATTTAAATATAGAATTGCAATTTCATAAGTTAAACCAACTGACCGATATATTAAGCCAAAATGATGCCAGAATGATGAGAAACTTAATTTATAGCATCGTTTATAAGGTTTATAAAACAGGAAACACACAAGACCTTTATCTATGCCTTAGCGGTGGCAGAAAAACAATGAGCAGTGACATACAACAAGCTGCATATCTATTTGGGTGCAAAGCAATGATTCATATTTTAGCCGAGGGGATGGTGAATTTTGATTTGGAGACAACACCGGAAAATATAGCTTATCAAGAAATAAACAAAATAACCCCGGTTCTTTATAATAAAGATATTCCTGCCGGTAAACTGGCAGAATTAATGGAGGACAATGAAGTTAAACTTCCTAAAGCTGAAATTACAGATAATATATATAGCTATAATGATGAAGATACCTCCTTTCTGGATTTGGTAGAAAAGCTACAAGCACAACAGGATAATCTTACAATCAACTATTATAATAAACTGCGCTATTCTGAACCCGCTTCCAATTTTCAAATTCTTCATCTGTTAAATCCCGACAAAATAAATGAGCTGAAAAAGAAATATATAAACGGAATTGATAACAGCAAACAAGACCTGAGGTGGCTGTATAATTTACCCAAAACTGATTTACATTGTCATTTGGGTGGTTTTGCAGATACTAAAGGATTAATTAAGATTGCTACAGCAAATGCTAAATATTTAGGTAACAGCTTAAAGGAAAAAGAACTGGAAAGAGAAATTACTGCTTCTATCCAAAAGAAAAACCTTAATGAGCTGAGAGCAACCTGGAAAGCAATAAATATGCAGGAAAATAACTTACGCTGCTTAGATAGCAGTTTATATTTACTCTGTTTTGAGAACAATGAAAATTTGCTGGAACAGGTTATCTGGGGAGATATGCTTCAGGAAGAAAACTTTATAGCAATCGGCTTAAACAGATATGAGGAGATTGGCGATTTTCAGGGTTCTACCCTATTACAAACAGAAGAAGCATTACGAGAGATATGTAAGCAATTGAAAGATGATGCAAAAAAGAATAACCTGCTTTATAAGGAATTAAGATGCTCACCTTGTAACTATACCAATAATTTAAAAGCAACTGAAGTGGTGGAAATATTGTATGACGAATTGAAAGATGCAGAATGCGTTTTCCGTTTAATTATCATCGGTAGTAGACATAAAAGCCCTAAAATTTTAAATGAACACATCAATCTGTGTAAAGAATTAAAAGGACAAAATGGGAAAATCAGCGATTTTATCTGTGGTTTTGATTTGGCAGGGCCGGAAATGGGAGAAACAATTTCTTTAAGAGAAAAAATATTACCTCTATTGGAGGATTGCCTAAGAATTACTATTCACTCCGGAGAAACTACTTCTGTTAAAAATATGTGGAATACAGTGTATAACTTAAATGCCGATAGAATTGGACACGGGTTATATTTGCAAGATGATGAAAACCTGATGGAAAAACTGAAAGACAAGAGAACTGCTATTGAACTTTGTCCCAGCAGCAATTTTCAAATAAAGGGATATCGGGACTATAGTATTAATTCTACTTCTAAAATGTGTATTTATCCTTTGAAACAATATTTACAAAAAGGGATAAAGGTTTGTATTTGTTCTGACGATCCGGGAATTTCCAGAACCGATATCAGCAAAGAATATTTAAAAGCGGCTAAAATGACAGAAGGCGGATTAAGTAAATGGGAGATTTTAACTCTGATTCGGAATAGTTTTGTAAGCTCTTTTCAAAACAAAGAACAGAAGCAGGAACTAATCAAAAAAGCCGAACAAAAAATAATGCAATTAGTGTAA